The segment GTTCGCCGGTCGGTTgcttgtgcgtgcgcgcgcgcgcgtgtgtgtgtgtgtgtgtgtgtgtgtgtgtgtgtgtgtgtgtgtgtgcgtgtgtgtatgtgtgtgtgtgtgtgtgtgtgtgtgtgtgtgtgtgtgtgtgtgacttaccAGTATAAACCAGGGTGGTGTAGTTGGGACAGATTTTTCTACCCCAGCGAACAAAACTCGAACCTGGAAAGGTAACAACAGCACTGAATGTTAGCAACTAGGTTATTTTGATGTTGATATTCAACGTCCCTGGCAGGTCGGGGTTTCAACTCTCTACAGTGTTttccactgtgtcacaatgCGTCCCACAGTTGTGTCAAGATTTACCAATGTCTTTAACGTGTATTTGAACCGCACAACCCAACTCTACTGTGTCTCTCACTTTGTCACAATGCTTTCCACAGTTGTGTCAAGATTTACCAATGTCGTTAACGTGTATTTGAACCGCACAACCCAACTCTACTGTGTCTCTCACTTTGTCACAATTGCTTTCCACAGTTGTGTCAAGATTTACCAATGTCTTTAACGTGTATTTGAACCGCACAACCCAACTCTACTGTGTCTCACACTTTGTCACAATGCTTCCCACAGTTGTGTCAAGATTTACCAATGTCTTTAACGTGTATTTGAACCGCACAACCCAACTCTACTGTGTCTCTCACTGTGTCACAATACTTTCCACAGTTGTCgcgagacggagagagagagagagagagagagagagagagagggagagggagagagagagagagagagagagagacagagagagatagagagagagagagagagagagagagagagagagagagagagagagagagagagagagagagagagagagagagagagagagagagagagcacaggcTGTGTTACAAAGATTTGTCTTTAGAACAATGTGAGAGGATTACATCTAACCTTTGCCCTTTTTCAGTTTTTCCACTTTTGTCTCTATCTTCGCCTGTGAGGTTTGAAATTCTCCTTTAGCGGTCTGAAGTTCCAACTTGGTTGACTGAAGTTCTGACTTGGTTGACTGAAGTTCTGACTTGGTTGACTGAAGTTCCGACTTGGTTGACTGAAGTTCTGACTTAGTTGACTGTAGTTCTGACTCCAGATTGTGCTGCTTGACCTTCACAGAGGACAGTTCGGACACCAGATGGGCCACCACTGCCCCCAGACCGTCGTCACTCTtgctgcacagacacacaaacagacatcaACACGTTTCAGGTTTTACaaatagtcaagttttgactgaatgttttcagatagactttgaatcgagacgagggtggtggtggtgtgtgtgtgtgtgtgtgtgtgtgtgtgtgtgtgtgtgtgtgtgtgtgtgtgtgtgtgtgtatgtgtgtgtgtatgtgtgtgtgtgtgtgtgtgtgtgtgtgtgtgtgtgtgtgtgtgtgtgtgtgtgtgtgatcgtgaaccagtacaaaatgctgcagaaaaagtgtcaACAGATTTTCTgtagtaaaacaacagcaccgttttactgcagcattcttgatttcaattttactgcagtaaaatgttttgctccagaaaaacccgttgcttcggcgaaagatgacattatgcagaaatgctgcagaaaagacagtttttctccagcatttctgtttttctgcatgtgacaggggaggctaccgcatgccaaaatgctgaagaaaaagtgtaaacagtttttctccagtaaaacaacatcaccgttttactgcagcattcttgatttcaattttactgcagaaagatgacattatgcagaaatgctgcagaaacaaacagtttttctccagcatttctgtttttctgcagaataactgaataaagtcataatctgCTTAGGATAAGTTTGTCCTTCATGGATGACAGTTGTGCTGCTTGCTGGGCCAACAATGCCACCAGACCGTCGTCACTCTagctgcacagacacacacagtgagtaGGTTGTTTGATGTTGGTAAGCCAACACAAcatacacataattatgtaattatCTGCCGAAATGATTTACAGCAAACATCAGACTTTGATCAAAACCTGGCATCTTTAACGGGGCTGTGCAGGGGTCACAGCATTGCTTAAGCAAGGaattgtctttttgttttcttaatgGCGCCCAACTTGTTGGGCAGCTCTTTCAACAGCCTGCTATACAAAGAAATATACAGATAAGAACAAGAGTTTGTGTCACAACTGAAGGGAGGCTAATCCTTTATTAGTTGACAATGCTATTTTTTTCGGAGTGACTGCCCTTAGATTTTCTTTTTCAACATGGCGTCCACCAGTCAATCTGTGGAGAATGACAAGCGAAAACGAAATCAAAGGTGGGTATGCACACTTATTAATTGGTGTTTGAACCGAAAgctctttattttgtgtttcttATTTATCTAACTAAAATATTATAAACAGTGCATGAAGTATTTGTAGTTTTTCCATGTTAAATTTGATAATTGTAATCCACACGTGCGTCGCCCAACTCATTGGGCGCTATGCATGAAAGGGTGCAGGTTTTTATGCTAGTGTCAGTGAGGGAAGGAGAGTAATAATGCTTCTTATAGAGCACTTACACAAAAATCATTTCTCTAAgtgctttacacacacacacacacacacacacacacacacacacacacacacacacacacacacacagagtgactgAAAACACAAACAGAGTCCAATACAAGTGTATATTAACACTTTGTGTTTCTTAATACTGATACAGTCTTAGAAACTTGTAAATAGCTACTGTTATTGCTGTGTTTGCTATACATCAGACTCAAAAGTTGACGCGCCCATTCGCGCATGGCGCCCAACTTATTGGGCGTTATCAAAAATTGCCCAAATGTAAagtaaaaaatgtttttttgaattttgACAATTAAAACCTTTGTCTGTTCCTTATGTGCAACATTTCTgttgaattttaaaaaaaagataggTTTCATGCAAGAATGGGATAAATAACACACAATGAGTTGGTTGTTTGATGTTGGTAAGCCAACACAAcatacacataattatgtaattatCTGCCGAAATGATTTACAGCAAACATCAGACTTTGATCAAAACCTGGCATCTTTAAAGGGGCTGTGCAGGGGTCACAGCATTGCTGAAGCAAGGAAttgtctttttgtcgcagattacgatataaacagtcaaaaggTTCACACAACTTACTCACAGATGCCGTCACATGCCTTTAGCTATAATGTTAAAACTTTCCACACGTCTAAAAGTTTATGACCCCCAGGCATTCCAATTTAAGTCCGATTGACTCTCGTCAATTTTCAAGATTATAGCAATGTCGAGTTCGAGTTCAAAAATTGAAAACATTATTGTTTTCTTATTAAATTTGTTTAAACCAGACCTCTTAAAATGTAAACGTATCTGGGATTTGATGACCTCCCGACTTCAACCAAGTCTAGCTCACCATCACCAAGTTTGAAATTATAGCGGGATCTAGTTTGGGTAAAACAAGGGAGAAAATAATGCTTTTTCACGATGTTTTTTGAAGCTAACGCTTTCAAACTTCACACACTTCTGGCCAGCTATGACCTAAACCTATGAGACTACTTAGTTTACTTagttgaatttcaaggtcaaagAAGGGTCAATAAATGGAAAGCAACCTTTTCTCAGACGATTTTGAAGCTAGAAATGTACAATTTCGCACTCCATAAAAAAGTCTGGAAAATTAGACAGTATCTGTCCATTACAGGCATACACAAAGACTGCACTATTAACTGTTTCAGAGACTTACCCTGTACGTGATGAAGCCGTTCTTTTCTCCCGTAGCGGCTCTTCCGTCAGTTGTTGCGAATCCCTCGGGACAGGGTGTGTTGCTGATTGCACGCTGGTCACCCCAGCAACGGCCAGCAAAAAACAggacaacagcaacaagccCGCCATCGTGACTGCTGCTTGGTCTGGTCTCACTGGTCTTGGTGATGTTGTAGGATGAGGTGATGTTTGCTTTGCTTGATGAAGTTAGTCGTGGCTCACATTTATAGAACGCTATCCCTATGCCGTTTATACTGATATGAGACATTATTCGTTTTTTTCTCCGCCGATGATTTGCTGCGTAGAACAAATTAGTTAGAGAGTGTCATGCGAGCTTAACACCGATTTGAGTGATATCAGTGACAAGAATAATGCCTGCTTTTGATATACATTAAGATACATACTTATTGTTCCATTCTCTCATTGATTTTTTTCCCCTCTGAACAGGTTTTATTAAAACATTGCTCCGGTTTGTGTAATTTGATTCACATGATTACACTTACTTGCGATGTGCAGTGAGATATCACACAGCTTCATCGTGATACGTCTACAGCAACAGTGGATCATATAACAACAAGTTTGTGATGAATGACTTTGACACATCAGAGACCTAACTGTATAGACCCCCCTCTCTCCTCACTACCCTACCCCCTCTCTCGTCACTACCTTACCTAGTTGCTGTTTTGGCTACATAACGCGCTGACCGCGGGTTGACTTGGAGTTAAGCCACATATATATGCAAGAACCAATTTATTTCACCAAGTTTTAATAAAATGATACAATGATTTAGATGTCTCATTCAGGGTTCAGGCTGGAAGGAATACGTACACTGTGGGTCAGTTGACCCCCTTAACCAAATTCGTATGTGTATTATGGTTACTATGTAGCCAAGTGCGCTTCGCTACCCTAACCATCGCATAGTGAAACAGCCTAGTACA is part of the Littorina saxatilis isolate snail1 linkage group LG15, US_GU_Lsax_2.0, whole genome shotgun sequence genome and harbors:
- the LOC138949030 gene encoding uncharacterized protein → MAGLLLLSCFLLAVAGVTSVQSATHPVPRDSQQLTEEPLREKRTASSRTGKSDDGLGAVVAHLVSELSSVKVKQHNLESELQSTKSELQSTKSELQSTKSELQSTKSELQSTKLELQTAKGEFQTSQAKIETKVEKLKKGKGSSFVRWGRKICPNYTTLVYTGVAGGKHYDQKGSGTNTLCLTRTPQFDNTAKPSYYGNLYGAEYQYIPGHKNTDVPCSMCLAPQSTTIMVPATLTCPPGWTPHYTGHLVSQYKNYYATEYVCLDGSPEDDSSGVRNDNGLLFHYVMTRCGSLPCPPYINDKVVTCVVCSK